A window of Streptomyces broussonetiae genomic DNA:
ATGACGACTTTCGAACCAACCGTCGACGACTTGCTGCGCACGCTCGCGCCGCAGGTCGCCGGCGTGCTCACCCGCCGCTGGGGGGACTTCGCCGCAGCCGAGGACGCTGTCCAGGAGGCCTTGCTGGCCGCCGCCATGCAGTGGCCGGCCGAGGGTGTGCCGCGCAACCCGCGCGGCTGGCTGGTTCAGGTCGCCAGCCGCCGGATGACCGAGCAGGTCCGCAGCGAGCAGGCCCGCCGTCGGCGCGAGGAGCTGGTGGCCGGTCAGGTCCCGGCCGACCGGCGCTCCGCCCCCGGGGCCGACACCGGGGACGAGAGCGCGCACGACGACACCCTCGCGCTGCTGTTCCTGTGCTGCCACCCCGTGCTGTCGCCGGCCTCGGCGATCGCGCTCACCCTTCGCTCGGTCGGCGGGCTGACCACCGGCGAGATCGCCGCGGCGTTCCTCGTCCCCGAGGCGACCATGGGCCAGCGGATCAGCCGGGCCAAGCAGCGGATCAAAGCCTCCGGGGTGCCGTTCCGGATGCCGGACAGCGCCGCGTGGCCGGCCCGGCTGGACGCGGTGCTGCACGTCCTCTACCTGATCTTCAACGAGGGCTACGCCAGCAGCACCGGCCCCGAGCTGCGGCGCGTCGAACTCTCCCGGGAGGCGATCCGCCTGACCCGGTCCGTCCACACGCTGCTGCCCGACAACGCCGAGGTGGCCGGTCTGCTCGCGCTGATGCTGCTCACCGAGGCGCGCGGGCCCGCCCGTACCGGCCCGGACG
This region includes:
- a CDS encoding RNA polymerase sigma factor, translated to MTTFEPTVDDLLRTLAPQVAGVLTRRWGDFAAAEDAVQEALLAAAMQWPAEGVPRNPRGWLVQVASRRMTEQVRSEQARRRREELVAGQVPADRRSAPGADTGDESAHDDTLALLFLCCHPVLSPASAIALTLRSVGGLTTGEIAAAFLVPEATMGQRISRAKQRIKASGVPFRMPDSAAWPARLDAVLHVLYLIFNEGYASSTGPELRRVELSREAIRLTRSVHTLLPDNAEVAGLLALMLLTEARGPARTGPDGELVPLAEQDRSRWDTVAIAEGVALITAALPRGPVGPYQVQAAIAAVHDEAPTAAETDWPQILALYGVLTRISDNPLITLNRAVATAMVDGPAAGLALLADPPPALAGHHRLYAVRAHLHQLAGDREAAMADYRAAARRTASLPERHHLSLCAARLATRAGR